One Amycolatopsis sp. NBC_00355 genomic window carries:
- a CDS encoding maleate cis-trans isomerase family protein, which produces MDFDFLAFEGPLAQRGIGVIAPFDLALERELWRWVPMEVSLHLARTPYEPVPVSMEMARLVSDSHHLASATRDVLHVEPEVVAYLCTSGSFVNGVDYERSLTKAICDAGAPDAVTTSGALAEVLHQLDLHRVSVLTPYDADLTRALHDFLGELNVETVASDHLGLGGGIWKVSYRTIAERILAADHGEAEAIFVSCTNLPTYDLIEPLETALGKPVLTANQLTMWACLRRMNLPIVGPGKWLRDVS; this is translated from the coding sequence TTGGATTTCGACTTCCTGGCGTTCGAAGGCCCGCTGGCGCAACGCGGCATCGGGGTGATCGCCCCCTTCGACCTCGCCCTCGAGCGCGAGCTCTGGCGGTGGGTGCCGATGGAGGTGTCGCTGCACCTCGCCCGCACGCCGTACGAGCCCGTGCCGGTCAGCATGGAGATGGCGCGCCTCGTCAGCGACAGCCACCACCTGGCCAGCGCCACCCGCGACGTGCTGCACGTCGAGCCCGAGGTCGTCGCTTACCTCTGCACGTCGGGCAGCTTCGTCAACGGCGTCGACTACGAACGCTCCCTGACCAAGGCGATCTGCGACGCCGGCGCGCCGGACGCCGTCACCACCTCGGGCGCGCTGGCCGAGGTGCTGCACCAGCTCGACCTGCACCGGGTCTCGGTGCTCACCCCGTACGACGCCGACCTGACCCGGGCGCTGCACGACTTCCTCGGCGAGCTGAACGTCGAGACCGTCGCCAGCGATCACCTCGGGCTGGGCGGCGGGATCTGGAAGGTCAGCTACCGGACCATCGCCGAGCGCATCCTCGCCGCAGACCACGGCGAAGCCGAGGCGATCTTCGTCAGCTGCACCAACCTCCCCACCTACGACCTGATCGAGCCGCTTGAGACCGCGCTCGGCAAACCGGTGCTCACGGCCAACCAGCTGACCATGTGGGCGTGCCTGCGCCGCATGAACCTGCCCATCGTCGGCCCCGGGAAGTGGCTTCGTGACGTGTCGTGA